CAGGCGCTGACGCTTCAGGCTCCATTTTCAGTGTTGGGCTCCGTTTTCCAAACACTGAAAACTGAACACTGAAAACTATCCCGTCAACGTCCCCTTCGTGCTCGGTACGCCGGGCATCCGCGAATCGTGTTCGACGGCCATGCGCAGCGCGCGGGCGGCGCATTTGAAAATGCCCTCGCTGATGTGGTGGCTGTTGCGGCCGTGGTGGAGGACGACGTGCAGGTTCATCAGCGCGTTCGCCGCCACGGCTTGCCAGAAGTCTTCGACCAGTTCGCTGTCGAAATCGC
This window of the Planctomycetia bacterium genome carries:
- a CDS encoding imidazoleglycerol-phosphate dehydratase: TVEDVGICLGQAIKIALGDKAGIRRYGHFTLPMEETLVTTTLDLSGRYYLVFNAPIPAAKIGDFDSELVEDFWQAVAANALMNLHVVLHHGRNSHHISEGIFKCAARALRMAVEHDSRMPGVPSTKGTLTG